One window of the Cryptomeria japonica chromosome 7, Sugi_1.0, whole genome shotgun sequence genome contains the following:
- the LOC131069335 gene encoding disease resistance protein RUN1-like, with the protein MASTSSSHQKNVFSGIEPPHERRKVEQSSRLFDVFINHRGPDVKQTLATQLYKSLKRVGVGAFLDSVERELGISFTSTIETAIRSATVHIAIFSKGYVHSPWCLAKLVLMLQTNAKIIPLFYQVEPWELRYVKKGVYKDAFVNYEEKGRHLDKIKEWKESLQQVSYTAGYEFQNSGSIDCKEIVSAVEKELQRTKHLAEIPNLQSKLLTNLFCKDERFGSPKEGISCLRDRLERSSSSSFLIVLDDIDHVEQLDALIDIDILNKYGNHLVVITTCDVGVLVTAGIEIGYHLKGLDRQDGKELFCWHAFRQSHPCSGYEDLIETFVNMCGGLPLSLQVLGRHVSGKDQQYWREELKKVSKTLPGDVKKRLKISFDSLDYEQQQIFMDVACFFIDRSKTMAMTIWEWSGLCSHHALETLKGKCLLEEVEIRHRSIMDWKWIYRGDRSVFRMHDHLRDLGREMANELSHPCRVWYPQHVKSLPQLVFNSDINPSIPSWVPLQNLQCLRISGGCFQRLWQSDMQAPFHLKELHIAGTFLEEFPDLSGKSDNMEMVVLHAKQFQMDIWSLLGSLGMNLRSLKVMEQELTGYLPSTDTAEETQSLVISDFKLPHEGEVALNSDGWSKRAMSGVENLEIKCRYLVTKILITGNCCQCLQSLKICTMENLIEADLEKIKTLYFLEITNCKFFKRLSLIPDLPKLIEFKIDKCAILENNITLPAALIRLSVRSCRDLQRVTGDLTMLSLLITENCPVLEELPSLYRVSCLKQIFIESCEKLQGVSGIEELNALQWMRLCYCSNAVIQDRIHKLKCSKAVYIRSVAAQCRIDLLEEKRKTEFAGKNTEHKNRVLINQKKKYNDHNAYEHTPFDVFRSTLCGCNCKITPTELEELEVNANTPLKSN; encoded by the exons ATGGCTTCTACATCGTCATCTCACCAAAAAAATGTTTTTTCTGGAATTGAACCTCCCCATGAAAGGAGAAAAGTAGAACAATCTTCTAGACTGTTTGATGTGTTCATCAACCACAGAGGCCCCGATGTGAAACAAACTTTGGCGACTCAGCTTTACAAATCTCTAAAGCGGGTGGGAGTAGGGGCATTTCTTGATTCAGTAGAGAGGGAACTTGGAATTTCGTTTACTTCTACTATTGAGACTGCCATCCGCTCTGCTACGGTACACATAGCCATCTTTTCCAAAGGATATGTACACTCCCCTTGGTGTCTAGCTAAGCTGGTTCTCATGTTACAGACCAACGCTAAGATTATTCCCCTGTTTTATCAAGTGGAACCATGGGAACTCCGCTATGTCAAAAAGGGAGTATATAAAGATGCATTTGTTAATTATGAAGAGAAGGGCAGGCATCTCGACAAGATCAAGGAGTGGAAGGAATCCCTTCAACAAGTTTCATATACTGCAGGCTACGAATTCCAAAATTCAGG TTCAATTGATTGCAAAGAAATAGTTTCCGCTGTGGAAAAAGAACTACAAAGGACAAAACACTT GGCCGAAATACCTAATTTGCAAAGTAAACTCCTCACAAATCTCTTCTGTAAAGATGAGAGATTTGGAAGTCCCAAGGAAGGGATAAGCTGTCTGAGGGATCGTTTGGAAAGGAGCAGCTCTTCGAGTTTCCTAATTGTTTTAGATGACATTGATCATGTGGAACAGTTGGATGCTCTAATAGACATCGATATATTAAATAAGTACGGTAATCATCTAGTAGTAATTACAACCTGTGATGTAGGGGTCCTTGTGACCGCGGGAATTGAGATTGGTTATCATTTAAAAGGGTTGGATAGACAAGATGGGAAGGAGCTGTTCTGTTGGCATGCTTTCCGCCAATCCCATCCATGTAGCGGATATGAAGATCTAATCGAGACATTCGTAAACATGTGTGGAGgcttgcctttgtctcttcaagtTCTGGGCCGGCATGTTTCTGGTAAAGATCAGCAATATTGGAGAGAAGAATTGAAAAAAGTCAGTAAGACACTGCCCGGAGATGTAAAGAAGAGACTAAAGATAAGCTTTGATTCATTAGATTATGAACAACAACAGATTTTCATGGATGTAGCATGCTTTTTCATCGACAGGTCAAAGACTATGGCTATGACCATATGGGAGTGGTCTGGATTGTGCTCTCACCATGCTTTGGAAACACTAAAAGGTAAATGTCTTTTGGAAGAAGTTGAAATAAGGCATCGGTCTATCATGGATTGGAAATGGATATACAGGGGGGACAGGTCTGTTTTCAGAATGCATGACCACCTGAGGGATTTGGGGAGAGAAATGGCAAATGAACTGAGCCATCCTTGTCGTGTGTGGTATCCTCAACATGTGAAATCTTTG CCCCAACTTGTCTTCAATTCAGATATAAACCCAAGCATTCCTTCATGGGTTCCTCTTCAGAACCTGCAGTGTTTAAGAATCAGCGGTGGGTGTTTCCAAAGATTGTGGCAGAGCGATATGCAG GCGCCCTTCCATTTAAAAGAGCTGCACATTGCTGGAACCTTTCTGGAAGAGTTTCCAGATTTGTCAGGAAAATCAGATAATATGGAAATGGTAGTGTTGCATGCTAAGCAATTTCAAATGGATATTTGGTCTTTATTAGGATCTCTAGGAATGAATCTCCGTAGTTTAAAAGTGATGGAGCAAGAATTAACAGGATACCTGCCTTCCACTGACACTGCAGAGGAGACCCAGTCCTTAGTTATCTCGGATTTCAAATTACCTCACGAGGGAGAGGTGGCTTTGAATAGTGATGGGTGGTCTAAAAGAGCAATGAGTGGCGTCGAAAATTTAGAAATTAAATGCCGTTATCTTGTAACGAAAATTTTAATTACTGGCAATTGCTGTCAATGCCTACAATCTCTAAAAATTTGTACAATGGAAAATCTTATTGAAGCGGATTTAGAAAAGATAAAGACATTATATTTTCTTGAGATTACCAACTGtaaatttttcaaaagattgtcaCTAATACCTGATCTACCCAAGCTCATCGAATTCAAGATCGACAAGTGTGCAATTTTGGAGAAT AACATTACGCTGCCAGCGGCACTGATCAGGCTGTCTGTACGAAGTTGTAGAGATTTGCAAAGAGTAACCGGTGACCTTACAATGCTTTCACTGCTGATTACTGAAAATTGCCCTGTGCTTGAGGAGTTGCCAAGTCTTTACAGAGTGAGCTGCTTGAAGCAAATCTTCATTGAGTCTTGTGAGAAGCTGCAAGGTGTATCGGGTATTGAAGAGTTGAATGCATTACAATGGATGCGACTTTGTTATTGTAGTAATGCAGTAATACAAGATCGCATTCATAAATTGAAG TGTTCGAAGGCAGTCTATATTAGAT CTGTAGCTGCACAGTGTAGGATAGATCTgctagaagaaaaaagaaaaacagagtTTGCCGGAAAAAATACAGAGCATAAAAACAGAGTGTTAattaatcaaaagaaaaaatacaatgatCATAATGCATATGAGCATACACCTTTTGATGTGTTTAGATCCACACTTTGTGGAT GTAACTGTAAAATAACGCCAACAGAACTAGAAGAACTAGAAGTTAAtgctaacaccccccttaagtctaactaa